The nucleotide sequence AATACTGAGACTTCTGTGAGTTATTTAAAGAGAAGAGCGATCAGACAGAATCAGCTTTGATCAAGATTTGTGCTTTGAGGATTAATATCTTGCCTTTTATAAGTATGATCTGTTATGCTCTCTAttatgaatgttgtttttgtttttttgacatatCAGGTTGATATAATAGGGCAGGTCTTTACGTGGATGATGTTTTTTCTTTATGTCTTGTGTGTGCTGTTCTTTAGTTCTGTGCTTTCTTGATGAAATGAAGAACGTCTCTCAGGATATCCTCGAGAAGATTCAAATCTTTGGGAGAAAATGATTAAATTTTAAACACAATCCTCATTCCCTTACTCATTCTGAAAAGTTTTCGTTTGGAGAAACAAACTTTTTATACATCTGAGGGCATTCTGGGTGAGATTCTGAGTCAGAACTGCtggatttaaactttaaaagtcaCCTGTTGAACTCATGTTTCAGATCCACAAACGTCCTTCCGTGAGAAATGCACCTGCTCTGTCATCTGTTGTTCTTGACAGTTACCCTTCACCTTGGTGTCGTCAAGGTAAGTGGTTTATAGTTGCTTGAGAACATGTTGCTTATGTGCtctgattttaaatatgaaaaaataaattagattaagaAAAGcaactgaaatgtaatttttaaaaatacatttaaattagccgctttattaatgtattattttattgttgtatttaatagcattttatagcatgaattaaatgtgcaaatatgtctatttgttaatttagaaaataattgaatattttattgtaatgtttaactacattttaaaacaaggatCTAACAAGCAGTTGTAAGTCAAATTAAAAAGTgacttatttattaatatgtttatgtttgaattgttaattttacccagtttaaaagtgaaaatattcCATCTTGTGTGGAACAGTTTATATGAAGTTTATCATAGAATACTatccatacaaaaaaaagttaaaagagagGTAGAGTTTACAAGTGAGTGAAAGCGTGAGTTTAAGTctgtaaaaaaactgtaaaagcttTCACGCTTACTGTGCTGTAATGGTTAACAGACTGCTGTAAATGTGCATGCTTCTTTATTCCTCTCTACATGTGTCTCTCCctctttttaaagcatatttctGCACACATGCTCTCGCAATATGACTCTCATCCATCAACCCCTAAGCATGCTCAGTAATACTCTTATGTATTTGAAGATCTCAAAGATCAAGAAAAggactaataaataaaatacattgcagTTCAATGCTGTTTACTATAAAAGTTGTGAATCTAACAGACAGCATATATAAATAAGAGgcttttatattgtgttttggtTGCCAGGATGGGCCAGACCTACCTGCCTATAGACTGTGCCTGTAGATGTTTTGTTTATGATTCATTAATAGTCCAGTGATCAGTAGATTAAGtacaaaaaactcaaaattaatgCTGTTTGTTTTAACTTTCTAGTTATCAAAGAATCCACAAAAAACCAGTGCAACtattcaaaattgataataaaaaatgattctgAAGCACCAAATTAGATCAAAACACCAAATTAAACACTGGCATATTCGaatggaataatggctgctgaaaattcagctttgccattagagatataaattagatattaaaatacaatagaaaacatATCATATAAAtggttataatataatatttcacaatattactgtttgaactgtatttttgatcaaatacatgcagccctACTATGCGTTAGACCCTTCTTTTTACCCACTCCAAACTTTTTAACACTATTGAATgcactcaaaaataaatttttacatacaAATCCCATGTGAATGaccttatttgtgtgtgtaaggCTGGAAGAGCCCAGCGTAAACAGAGGCAGGCTGAAGAGAAGCTGAGGCCGTATTTGGGCAGAGTGGATCCAGGTGAGAAAGTTATTTAATGCCAGTCTTATTTTATGACTGGGtttgtacattatttattcaGTATAAAAAGTTGCTTCTTCTTTTTACTATTTaactcactctctttctttctttctcctcttcAGAATCCCTTTGTCAGTTGTTGAAATGTCACAGTCCTGTTGGTTCCTGGTGCCAAGTAGTGAAGGAGGGGGGAGTTCTCGCCCCTAAATGTGTGTGTCCAAAGATCTGCCCATGGTAAGACACACACCaacaatttaataacaattttccAAGACACCTGAGCTGATTTCATTGCCAAGCTACTTACAGTGAGCCAGCGGCATGAACAGTGCAGCTCAGAACTCAGTGTCATGATTAAGAACAGAATAATGACGTAAGACACTCCTTACGGCTCACAGACTCCTTGGAATCAAACCAGCAACCCATACATATACTGGTATATTTGTTCTGTGCACATAGTCTTTAATGCAGATAAAGGCAATATGCAagggaacaaaaagaaaagatgtACTTGAGGGCAgtattaacacatttaaaaaacgctgatgcagttttaaaaatatgacattttattaaaacacctCAGTCAGACAGTTTCTGACAATATCTTATGTAGctaaacatctttttaaaaaaactattaaacagcTTTAAACTTGATTCAGTAAAATTAGCTTTACTTCATTCTACATGAAGTGGTGATCCAACGCAGTAAGTTTTTTATcatgatcatttttattaaagtaaataaaaaagctataaataaatatattgaaattaatttgtattactgtactttcaaacttttaaaatcgACAGCTTTGGTTTTCTAAATGTCTCTAAATGTCTGTTTTGACTGTTTCTTGCCAGTTTACTGCTCAAAACACTGATAGGTACAAAGTAGGCCTATTTTTATCCTCACTGCAAGTGAGATTAATGCAGtctgtattttcttttatcttgtgtaattgtattcatgtttttgatGTCTCCCAACCTGTCCATGTTGGCATCTGCCAAATTTGGCAGCTTCTACTAAGTGACAGATGATTTTATGCCAAAACAGTATACAGTTTTATATGACACACAGCCTGTGAGGTCAGCAAGAAAAGATATGAAAAGCATTTCCTCGTTCCTTttacaaaaatatctatttttgcacaaatacagtatatggtttgttgaattgtattatttgtgtttaGTATTGTTACCTGCTGTCCTCGACTCTGAACAGACCCAGTCGAGAagcactttgtgtgtgtatgtgttgttttgTAAAGGCAGGGGGCACCAGTGTGCAGCGTTTTGGGGAAGACGTACAGCAATGAGTGTCTTCTTCACAAGGAGGCCTGCCGCAAAAAACGTCGCATTGGCAAGGCACATAGTGGAGCCTGTATTggtacacatacacagacacacaaaaacttTAAGCATAATTACACTTAAATGCACATTCAACCACTGTGTCCAGTGATGTTGTCTAAAAACATTCTATCTCGTGTGGTTTCTCTGTCAGTGAGCAAGGCTGAGTGCTCTGAGGAAGAGTTTGGTCAGTTCCCGTACCGTCTGCTGGACTGGTTCCTACTCCTCAGCAGAATGGGAGAGAGATACACACCAGCCGCTCCCTCACAAagctgcctcacacacacacagcgaacCCAGCTTGCAGA is from Cyprinus carpio isolate SPL01 chromosome B17, ASM1834038v1, whole genome shotgun sequence and encodes:
- the LOC109057493 gene encoding SPARC-like protein 1; translated protein: MHLLCHLLFLTVTLHLGVVKAGRAQRKQRQAEEKLRPYLGRVDPESLCQLLKCHSPVGSWCQVVKEGGVLAPKCVCPKICPWQGAPVCSVLGKTYSNECLLHKEACRKKRRIGKAHSGACIVSKAECSEEEFGQFPYRLLDWFLLLSRMGERYTPAAPSQSCLTHTQRTQLAERRFVLLDRNRDGKLSRRDLRKLHYKRMPLEHCAQRFFQSCDKNKNKKVTLREWTSCLVDRSEHWFQDFMSVKMGSPKLCPVPDNNL